DNA from Pseudanabaena galeata CCNP1313:
AAAAATATTAGAACATCTCGTTTTACTGGCTTTGGAAAATGTTGATATGTCTATATCAATTCCTCTCATATTCAACCGTTGGAATAGACTTCTCATACTTGTTTGACCTTGGTCAAGTACATAACTAAGCCAGCAAGATACAAATAAAAATGTACTTAACTTTGGATAATCGTTTTGGGGCAAGTTTTTGAGTAGTTGTTTGACAATCTTAGGGAAGTTAGATAACATTGTTAACATTATTTTTTGTTTTGACGCTTCTAATTTATCAAATTAGAAGCGTGTTTTTCTAGCTTTTTTCTATCATTCAACACTTCTGGGTAAGACTAGGGGATATTACTTCAAAGATAACTGATGGAGATCATCAAACACCACCAAGAATTTCAGAAGGGTATCGGTTACTTTCTGCAAAAAACGTGCGGAATGGTTATTTAGATTTTGGTAACTGTGATTTTATTTCTGAAGAAAATTATCTAAAATCAAGAGAAAGATGCTGTCCAGAGTTTAATGACCTTTTGATTGTTTCGGTCGGTGGCACAATTGGAAGAACCTCATTAATTCCAGAGGACTCTTTTTTTGCATTAGTTAGAAGCGTAGCTTTAATAAAACCATTATTAATCAATTCTTCATATCTAAAATATTCAATGGATTCTAGTCTTCTGCAAGATTCTATACACACGAGAAAACGTGGTGGCGCTCAACCCTGTCTATATTTATCTGAAATCGAAATGTTCCCATTCTCTTTACCTCCCCTCGCCGAACAACAGC
Protein-coding regions in this window:
- a CDS encoding restriction endonuclease subunit S produces the protein MRNGYLDFGNCDFISEENYLKSRERCCPEFNDLLIVSVGGTIGRTSLIPEDSFFALVRSVALIKPLLINSSYLKYSMDSSLLQDSIHTRKRGGAQPCLYLSEIEMFPFSLPPLAEQQRIVAKIDQLMTLCDELEKQINAAESKQTNLLKSLMAKV